A single genomic interval of Bradyrhizobium sp. sBnM-33 harbors:
- a CDS encoding DsrE family protein, producing MNLALNKVSNAARHYSELGQKVEIEVVAFGPGLHMLRDDTSPVKTGIKSMSESMPGLTFSACRNTLENMTKVEAKEVPLVSQAKVTESGVVRLMELQERGWAYLRP from the coding sequence ATGAATCTTGCGCTCAACAAGGTAAGCAATGCAGCGCGCCACTACAGCGAACTCGGCCAGAAGGTTGAGATCGAGGTGGTGGCTTTTGGACCTGGACTGCACATGCTGCGAGACGACACTTCCCCTGTTAAAACGGGCATCAAATCTATGAGCGAAAGCATGCCAGGGCTCACCTTTTCGGCATGCCGAAATACCCTCGAAAATATGACGAAAGTTGAGGCCAAAGAAGTCCCTCTCGTCTCGCAGGCGAAGGTCACGGAATCGGGAGTGGTGCGGCTCATGGAGCTGCAAGAGCGAGGTTGGGCCTATCTGCGGCCTTGA